One Gossypium raimondii isolate GPD5lz chromosome 3, ASM2569854v1, whole genome shotgun sequence genomic window carries:
- the LOC128039999 gene encoding uncharacterized protein LOC128039999 yields the protein MVINRRLARSMNVKIYSRRLETFRVTENIGRRHRSYGVDLRNRRCECRKFETIHYPCAHVVAACAKVNIDVEKYVDDVYTLEQTLRVWENEFPVLPDLSTWEVPPMTFELIPDRGLKRNPRGRPQSSRIRNEMGIKEKFDEKRCGICRLSGHSRNKCPNRNFHAGQSSGSGQN from the coding sequence ATGGTCATAAATCGTCGGTTGGCGAGGTCAATGAACGTGAAAATATATTCACGACGACTAGAAACGTTTCGAGTTACTGAGAACATCGGTCGTCGACAtaggtcctacggagttgatctccgGAACAGACGGTGTGAGTGCAGGAAGTTTGAAACAATTCATTATCCCTGTGCACATGTCGTGGCGGCGTGTGCTAAAGTCAACATTGATGTTGAAAaatatgtcgatgatgtgtacacgctGGAGCAAACATTGCGTGTCTGGGAGAATGAGTTCCCCGTCCTGCCGGACCTATCTACATGGGAAGTGCCGCCGATGACTTTCGAGCTGATCCCAGACAGAGGGCTAAAGAGGAATCCAAGGGGTCGTCCGCAGTCAAGCAGAATCCGTAATGAGATGGGTATTAAGgaaaaatttgatgaaaagcgTTGTGGAATATGCCGGTTAAGTGGTCATAGCCGGAATAAATGCCCTAACCGAAACTTTCATGCTGGTCAGTCGTCCGGATCGGGGCAAAATTGA